Below is a genomic region from Billgrantia tianxiuensis.
CGCGGAATATCGGCCACTTTCGCCCAGAACCTGGCGCCGGCCAGGCCGATGAACACCATGATCGGCACACTGATCCACAGCGAGACAAAGACCGTATAGGGGATCTGCGGGTTGGTGGTGAACAGCAAGGGTCCCGGCTGTATGCCGTGGATCATGAGCGCACCGATCATGATGGCCGTGGTGGCAGAGCCCGGAATACCCAGGGCCAGCATTGGAGCCAGCGACCCGGATACCGAGGCGTTGTTCGCCGTTTCCGAGGCCGCAATGCCCTCGTAGCTGCCTTTGCCAAACAGCTCAGGATTTTTGGAAAAACGCTTGGCAACGGCGTAAGAGACGAAGGAGCCGACGGAAGCGCCTGCACCGGGTATCACACCGACAAAGTAGCCGATGAGAGAACTCCTCAGGAACAGCGTCTTCATCTTGTAGAACGTCTTGAAAGGTACGGCCAGGATCCCGCTCATGGGCTGGTTCTTGGTCTTATGGCTAGCCCCCGCCTCGATCATGTACAGCACCTCGGAAAGGGCGAACAGACCCAGCAAGGCGGGCACCAGGGGCAAGCCCTCGAAGAAATCGGCGTGGTAGCTGAAGCGAGGCACCCCCGTCTGGGTATCCAGGCCGATCGTGGCCAGGGCCAGCCCGATACCCATGGCCAGGGCACCTTTCAGCAGCGAGCCGGAGGATAGGCTGGAGACCAGGCTCAGGCCAAGAAGAGCGAGAGCGAAGTAGGCAGTAGGCCCGAAGTTGAGCGCATACTCGGAGAGGGGCACCGCGGTAAGGAACAGGAGAATGGCGCTGGCGAAGATACCCACGCCCGATGAAATGATGGAGATATTCAGCGCAATGCCCGTCTTTCCCTGCTTGGTAAGCGGGTAGCCATCCCAGGCTGTCGCAACCGCCGCCGCCGTACCTGGGGAGTTGAGCAGGATGCCGGAGATGGCGCCACCGTACTCGGCCGCGGCGAACAGGGAAACCAGCATGACGATGGAAACGATGGGATCCATGCCGTAGGTAAAGGGGATCATCAGGGCGATGCCCAGGCTAGGCCCCAAGCCGGGAATGGCACCGATCAGGTAACCGATGAGGGCGCCCGCGACGAGGCCGAGGGGAACCATCGGATTCGCAAAGGCATCCAGGCCTATCAGGAGATTGTCAATCATGATCACACCTCAATCGAAATAGACGCCAAGTACCAGCACGAAGAGGACATAAATACCCACGGACAACAGCGGCGGTAGGCCAAGCAACAGGAGATAACGTCTTTCGCCCCCCAGCCACATCACCAGCAGTGAAAGCAGCGCAATACCGACAAGAGGCCCGGTCCACGGGAGAGACAGAACCATGGCGAGCATGACGGCGATAACCGACACGACTTGCACCGGGCGACGAACAGCAATGAAGGGCTCCACTTCCCCCTTTCTTGGCGCAACCAATGACACGCCGAGAAGCGCGATCAGCGATGCCCCGATGATCAGGGAGACGAGGAAGGGAAATCCACCGGCCCCAATACCACGCGGCGACCCCGGCAGGCCCAAGGACTCCTTGAAGTAAAAGGCATTGACCAGGAAAAGGACGATATAGACAAAAACCTCAAACCATTTTTTGCTTATCTTGACCTCCGAAACATCATCGTCCTTGGCTTCAGAGTCATGTGACAAATCACTCATTGGCGCTCTCCAGAATTCTTGTAATGTTCAACAGCTCATCCAAGCCTTTTCATCATCATGGCGCAGAAACATATCCGCAGAAACTGACTATTCTTCAGTCTCGACCGACGTAAACGTTAGGGCCAAACTAGACGAAAGGAGAATATCGACACCCCACCAGGCTGGCATCGCCCCGTTCATGGCCCTTGCCACTGACTTCGGCAAGCCATTCGAGTGCTGCCAGGAGTCGCTCGTGGCCCATCTGGCGCGCAATGAAGAGGGGCCCGCCCCGCCAGCGAGGGAAGCCGTATCCGTGCACGAGCGCAATGTCGATGTCCGCCGGTCGCTGGCAGACGCCTTCATCGAGCAACAGCAGCGCCTCGTTGATCAGGGCGAGCAGCGCCCGCTGCTGGATTTCCTCGTCAGCGAACGCCCTCGCCTCGATGCCCTGCTCCTGGCGGTAAAGATCGATGATCGCCGCGACCTCGGGGTCCGCGACGGGGCGCTTGTCTTCGCCGTAGCGGTAGTAGCCCTTGCCCGTCTTGCGCCCCAGGCGACCGGCTTCGCAGATCAGATCGGGGATTCCCACATAGCGGCGCAGCTGCCGGGTGGCCATGGTTTGCTGGCGCATCCTCCAGGCGATATCCAGCCCGGACATGTCGGCCACCTTGAACGGCCCCATGGCAAAGCCATACGCCTCCAGGGCGGCATCGATCCGTTCGGGGCTGGCGCCCTCTTCCAGCATGAACTCGCACTGACGGCGATAGGCCGCGTACAGCCGGTTGCCGACAAATCCCCAGCTGTTGGCCACCACGATCGCTTTCTTCTTCAGGCGCCGAGAGAACTGGATGGCAGTGCTGAGCGTCTGCTCGCTGGTGGTCTTGCAGCGCACCACCTCGAGCAGCGCCATACGCTGCGCAGGGCTGAAGAAGTGCAGCCCAAGGACGCGCGCCGGGTTGGCGATACACTCCGCGATCCGGTCGATATCGAGATAGGAGGTATTGGTCGCCAGCAGCGTGTCCTCGCCGACAAGACCGGCCAGGTCGGCAAACAGCGCCCGCTTGATGTCGAGATCCTCGACAATGGCTTCGATCACCAGGTCCGTGCCGACCACCGCCTGGATCTCCTGGGTAGGCCGCAGTCTCGCCAGCAGCTCATCGCGCCGCTCGGCCGTCATGCGCCCACGCTCGACATCCCCTTCCAGCTCCTGAGCGATCCGCTTCACCCCCGCCTCGAGGGCCGCGGCACTCCGCTCCAGCAGATCGACCGTATAGCCGACCTGCAGCACGCAGAGGGCGATCCCGCTGCCCATCGTGCCGGCACCGATCACCGAGACTCGCTCCAGTGAGCGAGGCGCCACGGCCCGGGTCGGCGTGAAGGGCGGCTCGCGCTCGGCAAAGAAGAGGTAGCGCAGCGCGCGTGCCGGTTCGCTGCCACGCAGGGCGAGGAAGTGCGCCCGTTCCTTGGCCACCGCTTCGGCAAAGCTCGACTTGGCGGCACTCATTACCACCTCGGCCGCCACGGCTGCCGCCGGCAAGCCGCGTGAACGTGCCAGCAGCCTTTGCGCCTGAGCCTGCAGCGACGCTTCCTCGACGGGGGCGACGTCA
It encodes:
- a CDS encoding tripartite tricarboxylate transporter permease, translated to MIDNLLIGLDAFANPMVPLGLVAGALIGYLIGAIPGLGPSLGIALMIPFTYGMDPIVSIVMLVSLFAAAEYGGAISGILLNSPGTAAAVATAWDGYPLTKQGKTGIALNISIISSGVGIFASAILLFLTAVPLSEYALNFGPTAYFALALLGLSLVSSLSSGSLLKGALAMGIGLALATIGLDTQTGVPRFSYHADFFEGLPLVPALLGLFALSEVLYMIEAGASHKTKNQPMSGILAVPFKTFYKMKTLFLRSSLIGYFVGVIPGAGASVGSFVSYAVAKRFSKNPELFGKGSYEGIAASETANNASVSGSLAPMLALGIPGSATTAIMIGALMIHGIQPGPLLFTTNPQIPYTVFVSLWISVPIMVFIGLAGARFWAKVADIPRPAIAAIVASISLIGAYASESSMFPVYVALAFGVIGYVLRKANIPLAPVILALVLGDMLETNLRRALSMSNGDVMTFVTNPLSATLLAVAVLSFALPALGAFRNKIKGFRRQRPIVR
- a CDS encoding tripartite tricarboxylate transporter TctB family protein, whose translation is MSDLSHDSEAKDDDVSEVKISKKWFEVFVYIVLFLVNAFYFKESLGLPGSPRGIGAGGFPFLVSLIIGASLIALLGVSLVAPRKGEVEPFIAVRRPVQVVSVIAVMLAMVLSLPWTGPLVGIALLSLLVMWLGGERRYLLLLGLPPLLSVGIYVLFVLVLGVYFD
- a CDS encoding 3-hydroxyacyl-CoA dehydrogenase NAD-binding domain-containing protein is translated as MAGADLHELENEPTEPTLPQVTAALAGFPLPLIAVVKGHTLGGGLELALACDVRLATPTAMLGLPEVSVGVIPGAGGTQRLPRAVGLPKALEMIVSGKPIAAAEANRIGLVDELLTASEEGAALQAEILAYANRYRGGKRPLAERDVAPVEEASLQAQAQRLLARSRGLPAAAVAAEVVMSAAKSSFAEAVAKERAHFLALRGSEPARALRYLFFAEREPPFTPTRAVAPRSLERVSVIGAGTMGSGIALCVLQVGYTVDLLERSAAALEAGVKRIAQELEGDVERGRMTAERRDELLARLRPTQEIQAVVGTDLVIEAIVEDLDIKRALFADLAGLVGEDTLLATNTSYLDIDRIAECIANPARVLGLHFFSPAQRMALLEVVRCKTTSEQTLSTAIQFSRRLKKKAIVVANSWGFVGNRLYAAYRRQCEFMLEEGASPERIDAALEAYGFAMGPFKVADMSGLDIAWRMRQQTMATRQLRRYVGIPDLICEAGRLGRKTGKGYYRYGEDKRPVADPEVAAIIDLYRQEQGIEARAFADEEIQQRALLALINEALLLLDEGVCQRPADIDIALVHGYGFPRWRGGPLFIARQMGHERLLAALEWLAEVSGKGHERGDASLVGCRYSPFV